GGCAAGGGGCCGGCCAACGGCCGCTCGCTTCTCGAGTCGGGTCGCAATGTGATGATGCACATCACGCTCGACGCGCAACACGCCACGCCACTGCGTCAGGCGCTGATCCGTGACTGCGGTGACCAGCCCTGGACCATTCGGCTCGCGCCCCTGCACGGAACCGGCCGCGTGCGGCTCTCACTCCATCTGCCCAAGGCTGCGGTTCGCGGGGCGATGCAGCGTGTCGCACAGCTGGCGCCGACTGCCGAAGTCGGCCGACTGCTTGAAGTTCCCTACGAACCCACCGATGCCTGGCGGGACTTGATACATGTCGGGTCACCGCAGCGTACGGGTTCATCCGGTCAGCCAGACGAAACGGCCGGCGAAGCGGAAACGATTGCCCGGTTGCTCTCTGAGGAACATGTCCTGCTCGGTCTGGAAGTCAGTACCCGGGATGCACTGTTTGTGCGGCTCGGCCACTTCTTCGAACAACGGCACGGGCTGGAAGCGGCTACCGTAACTGCGGGCCTCGCGGCGCGCGAAGCGTTGGGCTCGACCGGGCTTGGCCAGGGCGTCGCCGTTCCGCACGGCCAGATCAAGGGGCTGCGTCGGGCATTGGCGTTGTATGTTCGTCCGGCGACGCCCATTCCATTTGATGCGCCGGACGGCATGCCGATAAGTGACGCAGTCGTGCTACTGGTTCCGGTATGGGCCAACAGCACGCATCTGCAACTGCTGGCTGAGGTGGCGCAGCGCTTCTGTGACCATCACTTCCGTGAGCAACTCCACGCCTGTGTGGACGCTCAGACCGTGAGCAAGCTGTTCGCCGACTATGACACCTGGGATGAGACTGCGCGGCACACCGTGGTCCGCGTGAGATGATCGGCAGCCTGTCGTAGTCGATCTATTTCGTACAGACGGAGCGCTGCTTTCGCAGTCGATTTCGTCCTGTGCGCAGTAGAGTGGAAGGTGGTGGGCCGTGATCAACCTGAAGAAAGTGCGTTGCCCCCGGTCGCTGCGCACCGGTCTGGTTGCCCGTTGGGGCACCCTGCATGCAGCGACAACGATTGTCTTCCCCCCATCATCGTGGTCCGGGCATTGCGGCGTGCGCCGCTTTTTTTCGCCTTCGCCCAGATGCCTAAATACATGACTAGCGCGCCTCCTTGATGGCGTTGCGTCGCTTCACCGGCCCAATCGTTGCCTGCGGCAGCGTCGCGATCAACGCGTGCATCGTGAAGCCGAGGTCGTCGAGCGCGACGTCAAACTGCACGCGCACTTCGTCGCGAACGATCTCCGTGCTGGCCACGTAGACGCCGAGGGGAGAATGCAACAGCGCCCTGAGTTGCGCACGTGACTGGTCCTCCGACTCGCGAAGGAGGGTCACCGGCAACAGCACGCGCGGCGAAGGGAATGGGATGACGTTATTGCACGAGATCGGCCGCGGACTATGGGGCCCGGGGTCTAAGAGATCAAGCGGTTGACTGAGAGCCATGGGATGGAGCGAAGCCGCTACGGTTGGTCAGGACAGTTTCGAGAGTAGACGCCTCGACATAAATGCTGTGCAAAAATGCGGTCCTCAGGTGATAAAAACATGGCGTTCTGCCTGACAACGGGTCGACTCCGCCCAGGAGTTGAATGCAGCCGGATTCGACATCATAGGCGCTCAGCCTCAGTGCGACCGGCGACGCGAAGACGCGGGCAAGATCACGCCCTGCCTGGCGGAAAACGATTTCAAAACCAACACTATCTTGGCACGACAATGAAGTCGCGTGACATTGGCAAACCTCCTCGGAAAACGAGGGAAAACAGAAAACACTTGGGTCAGTCACAAACCGAAATCGTCGGGTGATCCGACCTTGCCAATCGCGCATCGCACTGCCCGCCGACGTCAAGTTGCGTCGGCAAAACGTGCTGCTACATGGGTGCGCTTGGCATCGTCGCTATTCTTGCGACGGC
The DNA window shown above is from Paraburkholderia sp. BL10I2N1 and carries:
- a CDS encoding PTS sugar transporter subunit IIA, producing the protein MTHAFASLRARLGLGKGPANGRSLLESGRNVMMHITLDAQHATPLRQALIRDCGDQPWTIRLAPLHGTGRVRLSLHLPKAAVRGAMQRVAQLAPTAEVGRLLEVPYEPTDAWRDLIHVGSPQRTGSSGQPDETAGEAETIARLLSEEHVLLGLEVSTRDALFVRLGHFFEQRHGLEAATVTAGLAAREALGSTGLGQGVAVPHGQIKGLRRALALYVRPATPIPFDAPDGMPISDAVVLLVPVWANSTHLQLLAEVAQRFCDHHFREQLHACVDAQTVSKLFADYDTWDETARHTVVRVR